From Deltaproteobacteria bacterium, one genomic window encodes:
- the rlmKL gene encoding bifunctional 23S rRNA (guanine(2069)-N(7))-methyltransferase RlmK/23S rRNA (guanine(2445)-N(2))-methyltransferase RlmL, with protein MPDVHAFFATAPKGLEQPLADELSTLGLGEVRAERGGVRFHGELEAGYRACLHARVANRVLLPLATFEAKDAQALYEGTKRIPWSDHLRAAQTLAVEFTSTRSAITHTHFGALKVKDAIVDQLRDRYGSRPNVQPDRPDVQVNVHLANDVATVSIDLSGESLHRRGYREDAANAPLKENLAAGILLLAGWPKVAEAGASFYDPMCGSGTLCIEAAMMAAHLPPGLQRTYWGFLGWRGHQPDVWTKVLEDAKAHVRREKLPTILGTDHDSRAIRAALSNLEKTGLPRGAVHFEKRELDVAQPPAARDEIPRGLLVTNPPYGERLGEKLELEPLYRRLGEVLRERFGGWEAWVFTGNVELSKELRLEPARKFPLFNGPIECRLLRYPLRTADERAKTAAQRDVERPQKVKEREARAAPFANRINKNVKHLRKWARRENVSCFRIYDKDLPEYAVAVDLYEQFVHVQEYAPPETVEPAKAEERLRDAISVIPDVLEVPRENVFVKTRSRQKGNTQYEKLDHTGKFHTVHEGGHKFWVNFTDYLDTGLFLDHRPTRAMVERLAMGKRFLNLFAYTGSVTVYAAAGGASMSTTVDMSNTYLDWAKRNFELNGLSKKHELVRDDVMKWLEKSRDTYDLIFLDPPTHSRSKRMDEDFDIQRDHVKLLQLTAARLAPGGTLLFSNNYRRFKLDEAALPGLAIEDISALTLPPDFARNPRIHRCWRIQKKST; from the coding sequence ATCCCTGACGTGCACGCCTTCTTCGCCACCGCGCCCAAGGGCCTGGAGCAGCCCCTGGCCGACGAGCTCTCTACCCTGGGCCTGGGCGAGGTCCGCGCCGAGCGGGGCGGCGTGCGCTTCCACGGCGAGCTGGAGGCCGGCTATCGCGCCTGCCTGCACGCGCGCGTGGCGAACCGGGTGTTGCTGCCGCTGGCCACGTTCGAAGCCAAGGACGCGCAGGCGCTCTACGAGGGCACCAAGCGGATTCCCTGGAGCGACCACCTCCGCGCCGCGCAGACGCTCGCGGTCGAATTCACAAGCACGCGCTCGGCCATCACGCACACGCACTTCGGCGCGCTGAAGGTCAAAGACGCGATCGTCGACCAGCTGCGCGACCGCTATGGCAGCCGGCCCAACGTGCAGCCCGACCGGCCCGACGTGCAGGTGAACGTCCACCTCGCCAACGACGTGGCCACGGTGAGCATCGACCTCTCCGGCGAGAGCCTGCACCGCCGCGGCTACCGCGAGGACGCCGCGAACGCGCCGCTCAAAGAGAACCTCGCCGCGGGAATCCTGCTGCTCGCGGGCTGGCCCAAGGTCGCCGAAGCGGGCGCGAGCTTCTACGACCCGATGTGCGGCTCGGGCACGCTCTGCATCGAAGCGGCGATGATGGCCGCGCACCTGCCGCCGGGCCTTCAGCGCACCTACTGGGGCTTTCTCGGCTGGCGCGGCCACCAGCCCGACGTGTGGACGAAGGTCCTCGAGGACGCCAAGGCGCACGTCCGCCGCGAGAAGCTGCCCACGATCCTCGGGACCGACCACGATTCGCGCGCGATTCGCGCCGCGCTTTCCAATCTGGAAAAGACGGGGCTGCCACGCGGAGCGGTGCACTTCGAGAAGCGCGAGCTCGACGTCGCCCAGCCGCCCGCCGCGCGCGATGAGATCCCCCGCGGGCTGCTCGTGACCAATCCGCCGTACGGCGAGCGCCTGGGCGAGAAGCTCGAGCTCGAGCCGCTCTACCGGCGCCTCGGCGAGGTCCTCCGCGAGCGCTTCGGCGGCTGGGAGGCGTGGGTCTTCACGGGGAACGTGGAGCTCTCGAAGGAGCTGCGGCTCGAGCCGGCGCGGAAGTTCCCGCTCTTCAACGGGCCGATCGAGTGTCGGCTGCTCCGTTACCCGCTCCGGACGGCGGACGAGCGCGCGAAGACGGCCGCCCAGCGCGACGTGGAGCGGCCGCAAAAAGTGAAAGAGCGCGAGGCCCGCGCGGCGCCGTTCGCGAATCGCATTAACAAAAATGTGAAGCACCTCCGCAAGTGGGCGCGCCGAGAGAACGTGAGCTGCTTCCGCATCTACGACAAGGATCTGCCCGAGTACGCGGTCGCGGTGGACCTCTACGAGCAGTTCGTGCACGTGCAGGAGTACGCGCCGCCGGAGACCGTCGAGCCCGCGAAGGCCGAGGAGCGCCTGCGCGACGCCATCTCGGTGATCCCGGACGTGCTCGAGGTGCCGCGCGAGAACGTGTTCGTGAAGACGCGCTCGCGGCAGAAGGGAAACACCCAGTACGAGAAGCTCGATCACACCGGCAAGTTCCACACGGTGCACGAGGGCGGGCACAAGTTCTGGGTGAACTTCACCGACTACCTCGACACCGGCCTGTTCCTCGATCACCGGCCCACGCGCGCGATGGTGGAGCGCCTCGCGATGGGCAAGCGCTTCCTGAACCTCTTCGCGTACACGGGCTCGGTGACGGTCTACGCAGCGGCGGGCGGCGCGTCGATGTCGACCACGGTCGACATGTCGAACACGTACCTCGACTGGGCCAAGCGCAACTTCGAGCTCAACGGGCTCAGCAAGAAGCACGAGCTGGTTCGCGACGACGTGATGAAGTGGCTCGAGAAATCTCGTGACACCTATGACCTGATCTTTCTGGATCCGCCGACGCACTCGCGCTCCAAGCGCATGGACGAGGACTTCGACATCCAGCGCGATCACGTGAAGCTCTTGCAGCTCACGGCCGCGCGGCTCGCGCCGGGCGGCACGCTGCTCTTCAGCAACAACTATCGCCGCTTCAAGCTCGACGAGGCCGCGCTTCCCGGCCTCGCCATCGAGGACATCAGCGCGCTCACCCTGCCGCCCGACTTCGCGCGGAATCCGCGCATCCACCGCTGCTGGCGCATCCAGAAGAAGTCGACATAA
- a CDS encoding 2-oxoglutarate dehydrogenase E1 component codes for MSANESFLSGGNIDFIESLYARYLEDPSSVDGSWRELFATWGGGKPIVEGRPSNGNGFARPATNGNGAVATNGKVNGAHAVAQAAVEIATGIDRQLQARVDQAIYAFRLRGHLLTQLDPLGRPRPKLDHWADLAMVEPNAFSSHEQEQSVDPNEVYPGRTARLRDVLERLRRTYCHHVGVEYMTILDSERRNWLRARMESSENRADWTREQQLRFLDRLSYAEAFEHTMVMKDKTKKRFALDGGESLIPMLDVFLETVGELGVVECVIGMAHRGRLNVLANILKKSPDQIFSEFHGPADPKEYLGRGDVKYHMGFSSDHVTSTGKQIHLSLAFNPSHLEIVNPVVTGRVRAKQDRKQDANREHIVPLLIHGDAAFSGQGVVAETLNLMSLKGYNTGGTVHIVVNNQIGFTTNPEDGRSFIYCTGFAQMLDVPIFHVNGDDPEACAFVMKLAAEYRQTFKSDVVVDMYCYRRYGHNETESPEVTQPQMYQLINARPKVRQLYAEDLAKRGRVTAEESEALWQRVKGEFNDSYERVKKKNAYKSPSFLDGLWKNYKGGKDGDVPQVQTGVSAEKLKALLLSMSKVPEGFTPIRMSKLVLDRRVDIAEGKELVNWAAAEHLAYATLLTEGTPIRLTGQDVERGTFSHRHAVLNDAVTGKQYTPLANLDPKQAPIWIYNSPLSEMGPMGFEYGFSLDYPDALVLWEAQFGDFGNMAQAILDQFISASEEKWSRLTGVTLLLPHGYEGQGPEHSSARLERYLDLCGDDNMQVCYPTTPAQIFHLLRRQVHRAIRKPLIVMTPKAPLRWDKDPVRVASSLDELATGQFQRMLADPSKPELKQVDRLILCSGKVYWDLDAARAKQPDPGVAIVRVEQLYPFPNEEIAALLASLPKLKTVIWVQEEPQNMGAWHYVLPILEGQLQRANKSDKVDIAFVGRAESASPATGVEGAHKLEQEMIIEEALKRGGPRAR; via the coding sequence ATGAGCGCGAACGAATCTTTTCTCTCCGGCGGCAACATCGACTTCATCGAGTCGCTGTATGCGCGCTACCTCGAAGATCCGAGCTCCGTCGACGGAAGCTGGCGTGAGCTCTTCGCAACCTGGGGCGGCGGCAAGCCCATCGTGGAAGGCCGGCCCAGCAACGGCAACGGCTTCGCCCGCCCGGCGACGAACGGCAACGGCGCGGTCGCGACCAACGGCAAGGTGAACGGCGCGCACGCGGTGGCGCAGGCCGCCGTGGAGATCGCCACCGGCATCGACCGGCAGCTCCAGGCGCGCGTGGACCAGGCCATCTACGCCTTCCGGCTGCGTGGGCATTTGCTCACCCAGCTCGATCCGCTCGGGCGTCCGCGCCCCAAGCTCGACCACTGGGCCGACCTGGCGATGGTGGAGCCGAACGCGTTCTCCAGCCACGAGCAGGAGCAGTCGGTCGATCCGAACGAGGTGTACCCGGGCCGGACCGCGCGCCTGCGCGACGTGCTCGAGCGGTTGCGCCGCACGTACTGCCACCACGTGGGCGTGGAGTACATGACCATCCTCGACTCCGAGCGACGCAACTGGCTGCGCGCGCGGATGGAGTCGAGCGAGAACCGCGCGGATTGGACGCGCGAGCAGCAGCTGCGCTTCCTCGATCGCCTCAGCTACGCCGAGGCCTTCGAGCACACCATGGTCATGAAGGACAAGACCAAGAAGCGCTTCGCGCTCGATGGCGGCGAGAGCCTCATCCCCATGCTCGACGTGTTCCTCGAGACCGTGGGCGAGCTGGGCGTCGTGGAGTGCGTGATCGGCATGGCTCACCGCGGCCGCCTGAACGTGCTCGCGAACATCCTCAAGAAGAGCCCGGACCAGATCTTCAGCGAGTTCCACGGCCCGGCGGATCCGAAGGAGTACCTTGGCCGCGGCGACGTGAAGTACCACATGGGCTTCTCGTCGGATCACGTGACGAGCACGGGCAAGCAGATTCACCTCTCGCTCGCGTTCAACCCCAGCCACCTTGAGATCGTGAACCCGGTGGTGACCGGCCGCGTGCGCGCCAAGCAGGACCGCAAGCAGGATGCGAACCGCGAGCACATCGTGCCGCTGCTCATCCACGGCGACGCCGCGTTCTCGGGGCAGGGCGTGGTGGCCGAGACGCTGAACCTCATGTCGCTCAAGGGCTACAACACCGGCGGCACCGTTCACATTGTGGTGAACAACCAGATTGGCTTCACGACAAATCCGGAAGACGGCCGCAGCTTCATCTACTGCACCGGCTTCGCGCAGATGCTGGACGTGCCGATCTTCCACGTGAACGGCGACGACCCCGAGGCGTGCGCGTTCGTGATGAAGCTGGCCGCGGAGTACCGCCAGACCTTCAAGAGCGACGTGGTCGTCGACATGTATTGCTACCGGCGCTACGGCCATAACGAGACCGAGTCGCCGGAAGTGACGCAGCCGCAGATGTACCAGCTCATCAACGCGCGTCCGAAGGTGCGGCAGCTCTACGCCGAGGACCTGGCGAAGCGCGGGCGCGTGACGGCGGAAGAGTCGGAGGCGCTCTGGCAGCGCGTGAAGGGCGAGTTCAACGACAGCTACGAGCGCGTGAAGAAGAAGAACGCGTACAAGTCGCCGTCGTTCCTCGATGGCCTCTGGAAGAACTACAAGGGCGGCAAGGACGGCGACGTTCCGCAGGTACAGACGGGCGTCTCGGCCGAGAAGCTCAAGGCGCTGCTGCTCTCGATGTCGAAGGTGCCAGAGGGCTTCACGCCGATCCGCATGTCGAAGCTCGTTCTCGATCGTCGAGTCGACATCGCCGAGGGCAAGGAGTTGGTGAACTGGGCCGCGGCTGAGCACCTGGCTTACGCGACGCTGCTCACGGAAGGCACGCCGATTCGCCTCACCGGCCAGGACGTGGAGCGCGGCACGTTCTCGCACCGCCACGCCGTCCTCAACGACGCCGTGACCGGCAAGCAATACACGCCGCTTGCGAACCTCGATCCCAAGCAGGCGCCGATCTGGATCTACAACTCGCCCCTCTCCGAGATGGGCCCGATGGGCTTCGAGTACGGCTTCTCGCTCGACTACCCCGACGCGCTCGTGCTCTGGGAAGCTCAGTTCGGCGACTTCGGCAACATGGCGCAGGCCATCCTCGACCAATTCATCAGCGCGTCCGAAGAGAAGTGGAGTCGATTGACGGGCGTCACGCTGCTCCTACCGCACGGCTACGAAGGCCAGGGCCCGGAGCACTCCAGCGCGCGCCTCGAGCGCTACCTGGATCTCTGCGGTGACGACAACATGCAGGTCTGCTACCCCACGACGCCCGCGCAGATCTTCCATCTGCTGCGTCGCCAGGTGCACCGCGCGATCCGCAAGCCGCTCATCGTGATGACGCCCAAGGCGCCGCTGCGTTGGGACAAGGATCCGGTGCGCGTGGCGTCGAGCCTGGACGAGCTCGCCACCGGCCAGTTCCAGCGGATGCTCGCGGATCCCTCGAAGCCCGAGCTGAAGCAGGTGGATCGGCTCATCCTCTGCTCGGGCAAGGTCTACTGGGACCTCGATGCAGCCCGCGCCAAGCAGCCCGATCCGGGCGTGGCCATCGTCCGCGTGGAGCAGCTCTACCCGTTCCCCAACGAAGAGATCGCGGCGCTGCTCGCCTCGCTGCCCAAGCTCAAGACGGTGATCTGGGTGCAAGAGGAGCCGCAGAACATGGGCGCCTGGCACTACGTGCTGCCCATCCTCGAGGGGCAGCTGCAGCGCGCGAACAAGAGCGACAAGGTCGACATCGCCTTTGTCGGTCGCGCGGAGAGCGCCAGCCCGGCGACGGGCGTCGAAGGCGCGCACAAGCTCGAGCAGGAAATGATCATCGAGGAAGCCCTGAAGCGTGGAGGCCCCCGTGCCCGTTGA
- the odhB gene encoding 2-oxoglutarate dehydrogenase complex dihydrolipoyllysine-residue succinyltransferase codes for MPVEIVVPPLGESISEAVIGKWNKKVGDAVKNEESLVVLETDKVTVEVPAPSAGVITDIKVKQGDSVKVGAVIAVIDAAGAAKAAAAAPAPAPVAAAPAPVAATAAASDERVTPVARRLIEEKGLDPSKIAGTGAGGKITKEDVLAYGQNGTAMRLPTPTPPAPTPTVSIPSGPRKNADREERVRMTPLRKRVAQRLVEAQSTAAILTTFNEVDMGPVMELRKKYQEKFTAKHGIKLGFMSFFIRASIEALKAFPVLNAEIEGDDVIYKRFYDIGVAVSGSRGLVVPVVRDADKLSLADLEKKVGELGTKARNDKLSLDDLQGGTFSITNGGIFGSMLSTPIINPPQTGILGMHNIVERAVVKSGQIVATPVMYVALSYDHRLVDGKEAVSFLVRIKECIEDPERILLEV; via the coding sequence GTGCCCGTTGAGATCGTCGTGCCGCCGCTGGGCGAGAGCATCAGCGAAGCGGTCATCGGCAAGTGGAACAAGAAGGTCGGCGATGCGGTGAAGAACGAGGAGTCGCTCGTTGTCCTCGAGACCGACAAGGTCACCGTCGAAGTGCCTGCGCCCAGCGCCGGCGTCATCACCGACATCAAGGTCAAGCAGGGTGACAGCGTCAAAGTGGGCGCGGTCATCGCCGTGATCGACGCGGCCGGTGCGGCCAAGGCCGCTGCGGCGGCTCCGGCTCCGGCTCCCGTCGCGGCGGCTCCGGCTCCTGTGGCTGCGACCGCGGCGGCGAGCGATGAGCGCGTGACGCCCGTCGCGCGTCGGCTCATCGAGGAGAAGGGCCTCGACCCGAGCAAGATCGCTGGCACCGGCGCCGGCGGAAAGATCACCAAGGAAGACGTTCTCGCCTACGGCCAGAACGGCACCGCCATGCGCCTGCCCACGCCCACGCCTCCCGCACCGACGCCGACCGTCTCCATTCCGAGCGGGCCGCGCAAGAACGCCGACCGCGAGGAGCGCGTGCGCATGACGCCGCTGCGCAAGCGCGTGGCCCAGCGCCTCGTGGAAGCGCAGTCCACCGCCGCCATCCTCACCACCTTCAACGAGGTGGACATGGGGCCGGTGATGGAGCTCCGCAAGAAGTACCAGGAGAAGTTCACGGCCAAGCACGGCATCAAGCTGGGCTTCATGAGCTTCTTCATCCGCGCGTCGATCGAAGCGCTCAAGGCCTTCCCGGTGCTCAACGCGGAGATCGAAGGCGACGACGTCATCTACAAGCGCTTCTACGACATCGGCGTGGCCGTCTCCGGCTCGCGCGGTCTGGTGGTGCCCGTCGTTCGCGACGCCGACAAGCTGTCGCTCGCCGACCTCGAAAAGAAGGTGGGCGAGCTGGGCACCAAGGCCCGCAACGACAAGCTCAGCCTCGACGACCTCCAGGGCGGTACCTTCAGCATCACCAACGGCGGCATCTTCGGCTCGATGCTCTCCACGCCCATCATCAACCCGCCGCAGACGGGCATTTTGGGGATGCACAACATCGTCGAGCGCGCGGTGGTGAAGAGCGGCCAGATCGTGGCCACGCCGGTGATGTACGTGGCCCTGAGCTACGACCACCGCCTGGTCGACGGCAAGGAGGCGGTGAGCTTCCTCGTCCGCATCAAGGAGTGCATCGAGGATCCCGAGCGCATCTTGCTCGAGGTCTGA
- a CDS encoding sigma-70 family RNA polymerase sigma factor, producing the protein METDEELFRRARQGDLAAFDQLYLRHERRLFGFILRLLGDRADAEEIFHDVFLSAFKARQVQLEEARFAAWIYRIARNACANKVRSRRRGANALFKLGEEEPPVASAEDLLREEQRTLAVASAVEKLPQTLASVFHLRTSGLSYEDIAAALGIPIGTVKSRMHALVQHLRGELDHDL; encoded by the coding sequence ATGGAGACCGACGAAGAGCTCTTTCGGCGCGCGCGGCAGGGCGACCTGGCCGCGTTCGACCAGCTCTACCTCCGCCACGAGCGGCGGCTGTTCGGCTTCATCCTCCGGCTGCTCGGCGATCGCGCCGACGCCGAAGAGATCTTCCACGACGTGTTCCTCTCCGCGTTCAAGGCGCGGCAGGTGCAATTGGAGGAGGCCCGCTTTGCCGCGTGGATCTACCGCATCGCCCGCAACGCCTGCGCCAACAAGGTGCGCAGCCGCCGCCGCGGCGCGAACGCGCTCTTCAAGCTGGGCGAGGAAGAGCCGCCGGTGGCCAGCGCCGAGGACCTCTTGCGCGAAGAGCAGCGAACTTTGGCCGTCGCGAGCGCCGTCGAGAAGCTGCCCCAGACGCTGGCCAGCGTGTTCCACCTGCGCACGTCGGGGTTGTCGTATGAGGACATCGCCGCCGCGCTGGGTATCCCCATCGGCACCGTGAAGTCGCGCATGCATGCGCTCGTGCAGCACCTGCGAGGAGAGCTGGACCATGACCTGTGA
- a CDS encoding PDZ domain-containing protein, whose translation MNRTRIPLALAALALCFAGPSHASDVGEYEDWAGQPHEPFTHGEESLRQIREHLLREYYRSDITEEDLDRAAAQGMLSFIDAKTKGWNKLVSPAEYSELQTDLKGQLVGIGVLIDFDAVTGVVDVNGIIPHSPAAAADVREGDKILAVDGRVFKGLTIRDMAYAMRGKEGTQVHLNILRDANVIEKTITRARITYDPVMSMMLPDGILYLQIAAFVDTTPAGVRAALDQAAKGHVRGIVVDLRDNAGGILDSAIDTAQLFVPRGKLIAQVQKRGNKVDKLASKADPIAPAVPVAVLINGDSKSSAELMAAALRANLTAPLIGQKTFGKWSVQSLEELPNKYVMKYTVGLLEDPAGRSYEGEGVPPDIEVPMDSKLLDRAQREKAADGRLAADVQLRAAYNLLRLRK comes from the coding sequence ATGAACCGAACCCGAATTCCCCTCGCGCTCGCGGCCCTGGCGCTCTGCTTCGCCGGGCCGTCGCACGCCAGCGACGTGGGCGAGTACGAGGACTGGGCGGGCCAGCCACACGAGCCCTTCACCCACGGCGAGGAGTCGCTGCGCCAGATCCGCGAGCACCTCCTGCGCGAGTACTACCGCTCGGACATCACCGAAGAGGACCTCGATCGGGCCGCCGCCCAGGGCATGCTCAGCTTCATCGACGCCAAGACCAAAGGCTGGAACAAGCTGGTCTCGCCCGCGGAGTACAGCGAGCTGCAGACGGATCTGAAGGGCCAGCTCGTCGGCATCGGCGTGCTCATCGACTTCGACGCGGTCACCGGCGTGGTCGACGTGAACGGCATCATCCCCCACTCGCCAGCGGCCGCGGCCGACGTGCGCGAGGGCGACAAGATCCTCGCGGTGGACGGTCGCGTCTTCAAAGGCCTCACCATCCGCGACATGGCCTACGCGATGCGCGGCAAGGAGGGCACCCAGGTGCACCTCAACATCCTCCGCGACGCCAACGTGATCGAGAAGACCATCACCCGCGCGCGCATCACCTACGACCCGGTGATGAGCATGATGCTCCCCGACGGCATCCTCTATCTGCAGATCGCAGCCTTCGTGGACACCACGCCCGCCGGCGTGCGCGCCGCGCTGGACCAGGCCGCCAAGGGGCACGTGCGCGGCATCGTGGTGGACCTGCGCGACAACGCCGGCGGCATCCTGGACAGCGCCATCGACACCGCGCAGCTCTTCGTGCCCAGGGGCAAGCTCATCGCCCAGGTGCAGAAGCGCGGCAACAAGGTGGACAAGCTGGCCTCCAAGGCCGACCCCATCGCGCCCGCGGTGCCGGTGGCGGTGCTCATCAACGGCGACTCGAAGTCGTCGGCGGAGCTCATGGCCGCGGCTCTGCGCGCGAACCTCACCGCGCCGCTCATCGGCCAGAAGACCTTCGGCAAGTGGAGCGTACAGAGCCTGGAGGAGCTGCCGAACAAGTACGTCATGAAGTACACGGTCGGCCTCCTCGAGGACCCCGCGGGCAGGAGCTACGAGGGCGAGGGCGTGCCGCCCGACATCGAGGTGCCCATGGACAGCAAGCTCCTCGACCGGGCCCAGCGCGAGAAGGCCGCGGACGGCCGGCTCGCCGCGGATGTGCAGCTCCGGGCTGCGTACAACCTGCTCCGGCTGCGCAAGTAA
- a CDS encoding glycosyltransferase family 2 protein: MNLSAFRLWIVGLVLAGIFAGSAYALAAGSPAAILGVALAYMTYELAIAALLTFAAALGIARWRKARPSDAPLPSVAVLIAAHNERDFILGTLASIREKGGLPCEVVIASDGSTDGMNELLVQKLSMVADGPGRFRTSATPTIRLLALPKLGKGAVLNRALELVDADVVATLDADTTLGEDALRELVAPFRDADVDAAAGFVYVRNARANLLTRYQFTEYVKNFVWRIGLARLGVCLQVSGAFGALRTRTLKALGGFSENSLVEDYEVIYRLHDARRTLAQPYRIVAVPGAAAFTEVPEKWGNFIQQRTRWFTGFLQTLWDYRRMIGSRLHGAVGLFMLPIKCVDATLPFWGLTSLIFLIVSAATGHEKWELWAAALFFGKWLVDAAMYAGMVAWHARAFPERKPVPRTLTQFSTCTTESLGFNWLRQVAVIRAYVWFFRRTHRWEQPRWQTSALAANEAPSASTRAA, encoded by the coding sequence ATGAACCTCTCTGCCTTTCGGCTGTGGATCGTCGGCCTGGTGCTCGCGGGCATCTTCGCGGGCAGCGCCTATGCGCTCGCCGCAGGGAGCCCCGCGGCCATCCTCGGCGTCGCGCTCGCCTACATGACCTACGAGCTCGCGATCGCCGCGCTGCTCACCTTCGCGGCCGCCCTGGGCATCGCCCGCTGGCGCAAGGCCAGGCCCTCGGACGCCCCGCTGCCCAGCGTGGCCGTGCTCATCGCCGCCCACAACGAGCGCGACTTCATCCTCGGCACCCTCGCCAGCATCCGCGAAAAGGGCGGCCTGCCCTGCGAGGTGGTCATCGCGTCGGACGGCTCCACCGACGGCATGAACGAGCTGCTCGTGCAGAAGCTGAGCATGGTCGCCGATGGGCCGGGCCGCTTCCGAACCTCGGCGACGCCCACCATCCGGCTGCTCGCGCTGCCCAAGCTCGGCAAGGGCGCCGTCCTCAACCGCGCGCTGGAGCTCGTGGATGCCGACGTGGTCGCCACGCTCGATGCGGACACCACCCTCGGCGAGGACGCCCTGCGTGAGCTGGTCGCGCCGTTCCGGGACGCCGACGTCGATGCGGCCGCCGGCTTCGTCTACGTGCGCAACGCGCGGGCAAATCTCCTGACGCGCTACCAGTTCACCGAGTACGTGAAGAACTTCGTGTGGCGCATCGGCCTGGCGCGGCTGGGCGTCTGCCTGCAGGTCTCGGGCGCCTTCGGCGCGCTGCGCACGCGGACGCTCAAGGCCCTGGGCGGCTTCTCCGAGAACAGCCTCGTCGAGGACTACGAGGTCATCTACCGCTTGCACGACGCGCGGCGCACGCTCGCTCAGCCGTATCGCATCGTGGCCGTACCGGGCGCCGCGGCGTTCACCGAGGTCCCCGAGAAGTGGGGCAACTTCATCCAGCAGCGCACGCGCTGGTTCACCGGCTTCCTGCAGACGCTCTGGGACTACCGGCGCATGATCGGCAGCCGCCTCCACGGCGCGGTCGGCTTGTTCATGCTCCCCATCAAGTGCGTGGACGCCACGCTTCCCTTCTGGGGACTGACGTCGCTCATCTTCCTCATCGTCTCGGCGGCGACGGGCCACGAGAAGTGGGAGCTCTGGGCCGCCGCGCTCTTCTTCGGCAAGTGGCTCGTGGACGCCGCGATGTACGCGGGCATGGTGGCCTGGCACGCGCGCGCGTTCCCCGAGCGCAAGCCGGTGCCGCGCACCCTCACCCAGTTCTCGACGTGCACCACCGAGAGCCTGGGCTTCAACTGGCTCCGTCAGGTTGCGGTGATCCGCGCGTACGTCTGGTTCTTCCGCCGCACGCACCGCTGGGAGCAGCCGCGCTGGCAAACGAGCGCGCTCGCGGCGAACGAAGCGCCCTCCGCGTCGACCCGCGCGGCCTGA
- a CDS encoding NAD(P)-dependent alcohol dehydrogenase — protein MRAYEIQNGFGLENLKVAERPDPTPGPFQVRLRVKAASLNYRDLLMVRGFYNPKQKLPLIPCSDGAGVVDAVGPGVTRVKVGDRCFGAFSQGWISGEPTRDKLRTTLGGPLDGALGDTMMLHEDGVVRTPDHLTDEEAATLPCAAATAWSALVTYGSCKAGDTVLLQGTGGVSIFALQFAKLLGLRAIITSSKDDKLARAKTLGADEGINYSVNADWDKAARALTDGLGPNQIVEVGGAGTFERSLKAIRVAGTISVIGQLTGNAAQVNLIPILMQNVRVQGILVGSRESAEAMCRAIALHKLKPVIDRVFPFADAVAAFEHMGSGAHFGKIVVKTA, from the coding sequence ATGCGCGCCTACGAGATCCAGAACGGCTTCGGCCTCGAGAACCTGAAGGTCGCCGAGCGGCCCGATCCCACGCCAGGACCGTTCCAGGTGCGGCTGCGGGTGAAGGCCGCGTCGCTCAACTACCGTGACCTGTTGATGGTGCGCGGCTTCTACAACCCCAAGCAGAAGCTGCCGCTCATCCCCTGCTCCGACGGCGCGGGCGTCGTGGACGCGGTGGGCCCGGGCGTGACGCGGGTGAAGGTGGGCGACCGCTGCTTCGGCGCGTTCAGCCAAGGCTGGATCTCCGGCGAGCCGACGCGCGACAAGCTGCGCACCACGCTCGGCGGCCCGCTCGACGGCGCGCTCGGCGACACGATGATGCTCCACGAAGACGGCGTGGTTCGAACCCCCGACCACCTCACCGACGAGGAGGCCGCCACCCTGCCCTGCGCTGCGGCCACGGCGTGGAGCGCGCTCGTCACCTACGGCAGCTGCAAGGCCGGCGACACCGTGCTGCTCCAGGGCACCGGCGGGGTGAGCATCTTCGCGCTCCAGTTCGCCAAGCTCCTCGGCCTGCGCGCGATCATCACCTCGTCCAAGGACGACAAGCTCGCGCGCGCAAAGACACTCGGCGCCGACGAAGGCATTAACTATTCGGTTAACGCCGACTGGGACAAGGCCGCGCGCGCGCTCACCGACGGCCTGGGCCCCAACCAGATCGTCGAGGTGGGCGGCGCGGGCACCTTCGAGCGCTCGCTGAAGGCCATTCGCGTGGCGGGGACGATCTCCGTCATCGGCCAGCTCACCGGCAACGCCGCGCAGGTGAACCTCATCCCCATCCTCATGCAGAACGTGCGCGTGCAGGGGATCCTCGTCGGCAGCCGCGAGAGCGCCGAGGCCATGTGCCGCGCCATCGCGCTGCACAAGCTCAAGCCGGTCATCGATCGGGTCTTTCCGTTTGCGGACGCGGTCGCGGCGTTCGAGCACATGGGCTCGGGCGCACACTTCGGCAAGATCGTGGTGAAGACCGCTTAA